The Malus sylvestris chromosome 12, drMalSylv7.2, whole genome shotgun sequence genome contains a region encoding:
- the LOC126593344 gene encoding probable LRR receptor-like serine/threonine-protein kinase At3g47570 isoform X2 — protein sequence MELLYTYCTNLLFKFLPGFFLLCMISCPESTFGNKSDRLALLDFKRRITEDPLHIMNSWNDSVDLCSWVGVTCNHANKRVMILNLEAQKLAGSVPPSIGNLTYLTGINLIDNNFHGEIPQEIGRLLGLQYLNLSSNSFGGKIPTNISHCTQLRMLNVGSNKLIGSIPNQLNSLLNLAHFLVGKNNLTGTIPDWIGNFSSMSAISLDNNNFEGSIPYALGRLTSLGSFELASNKLSGTVPSSIYNISSIHSIHVTNNQLHGELPQNVGTTLPNLELFAGGVNKFTGSIPVSLSNASKLRFLDFAENGLTGKFPAENFGTLKGLVRLNFDDNRLGSGKTGDLSSLSFLANCTDLEVLSFSRNRFGGELPESIGNLSTKLRIFTMGGNLLHGSFPTRVVNLVNLINLGMEQNYLGGSVPDVIGKLQKLHGLYLNLNQFSGTIPSTLGNLTSVTRLFMEGNRFEGSISPSLGNCQSLLMLNLSSNQLSGTIPKEVIGLSSLSISLSMSNNSLTGSLPSEVGELVHLSELDVSGNKLSGEIPITLGSCTSLVSLHLEGNQFEGTIPQSLANLRGLEEIDISRNNLSGQIPEFLGKLGALKQLNISYNEFGGELPTEGIFSNASGFSVLGNNKLCGGIRELRLHVCTSKSQGLLSPKVMIPLTCAIALIITLSCFIAARALVKRSRGRPLTSRSNEESKLGVSYLQLVESTNGFSPENLIGSGSFGSVYRGVLSGNGMIVAIKVLNLQQEGASKSFIDECKALRSIRHRNLLKIITACSSIDSQGNEFKSLVYEFMENGSLDPWLHPRDDEQSPNKRLSITQKLNIAIDVASALDYLHHNCETCIVHCDLKPSNILLDEDMVAHVGDFGLAKFLLEASNGTTLSVGLKGSIGYIPPEYGMGGQVSTQGDVYSYGILLLEMFTGKRPTDDIFEDGLSIHQFTAMALPDHVKDVVEPSLFLETDDEDVEDDDDGDGYGNKIRERPLAKYKDPGPDKAKRLEECLYSVIQIGISCSAISPGERMRMDVVVNKMGALRDSYLNLRRRRRR from the exons ATGGAGCTTTTGTATACTTACTGTACGAATTTGTTGTTTAAATTCCTTCCCGGGTTCTTTCTCTTATGCATGATCTCGTGCCCGGAATCCACTTTCGGAAACAAATCTGATCGCCTCGCTCTGCTGGACTTCAAGAGGAGAATAACAGAAGATCCTCTCCATATCATGAACTCATGGAATGATTCGGTCGATTTGTGCAGTTGGGTTGGCGTTACGTGCAACCATGCGAACAAAAGAGTCATGATCTTGAACTTGGAAGCTCAAAAGTTGGCAGGCTCCGTACCGCCTTCAATCGGAAATCTTACTTATCTTACTGGAATCAACTTGATAGACAACAACTTTCACGGCGAAATTCCTCAAGAAATCGGACGTCTACTAGGCCTGCAGTATCTCAACCTGTCTTCGAATTCTTTCGGTGGGAAAATTCCAACTAATATATCTCACTGCACGCAGCTAAGAATGCTCAATGTTGGTTCAAATAAGCTGATTGGGTCAATTCCGAACCAACTCAATTCGTTGTTGAATTTAGCCCATTTTTTGGTTGGTAAAAACAATCTCACTGGAACAATTCCGGATTGGATAGGAAACTTTTCTTCCATGTCTGCAATCTCTCTTGATAACAACAATTTTGAAGGAAGCATACCATATGCGCTCGGGCGGTTGACAAGCTTGGGAAGCTTCGAACTTGCATCAAACAAACTTTCCGGTACGGTTCCTTCTTCAATCTATAATATATCGTCGATACACTCAATTCATGTTACCAACAACCAGCTGCATGGAGAGCTCCCACAAAATGTGGGGACTACTCTTCCTAATCTTGAGTTATTTGCTGGCGGTGTCAACAAATTCACCGGAAGTATTCCTGTTTCTTTGTCAAATGCTTCTAAACTTCGATTTCTTGATTTTGCCGAAAATGGCCTCACGGGAAAATTCCCTGCTGAAAATTTTGGAACTTTGAAAGGGTTGGTGAGACTAAACTTTGATGACAATAGGCTGGGAAGTGGGAAAACAGGTGACCTGAGTTCTCTCAGTTTTCTGGCCAATTGTACTGATCTTGAGGTGTTAAGTTTTAGTCGTAATCGTTTTGGAGGGGAATTGCCAGAGTCCATAGGCAACCTTTCGACAAAACTGAGAATTTTTACAATGGGGGGAAATTTATTACATGGAAGCTTCCCTACCCGGGTTGTGAATCTTGTAAACTTGATCAATCTAGGAATGGAACAAAACTATCTTGGTGGTAGTGTCCCTGATGTGATCGGTAAGCTTCAGAAGTTGCACGGGCTGTATTTGAATCTTAACCAATTCTCTGGGACAATCCCGTCCACGCTAGGCAACTTGACTTCAGTCACAAGGCTCTTCATGGAGGGGAATAGGTTTGAGGGAAGCATATCTCCGAGTCTCGGGAACTGCCAAAGCTTATTGATGCTTAACCTTTCTAGTAATCAGCTAAGTGGCACCATACCTAAAGAGGTTATCGGGCTTTCATCTCTATCAATTTCTTTGTCCATGTCGAACAATTCTTTGACTGGTTCTCTACCATCTGAAGTGGGCGAGTTGGTACATCTCTCGGAGCTAGATGTATCAGGAAACAAGTTATCGGGTGAAATCCCCATAACTCTCGGCAGCTGTACTAGTTTGGTGAGCCTACATTTGGAAG GTAACCAATTTGAAGGAACAATTCCTCAATCTCTAGCCAACTTAAGAGGCTTGGAAGAAATAGATATTTCGCGCAATAATTTATCTGGCCAGATTCCTGAATTTTTAGGTAAGCTTGGAGCTCTAAAGCAACTCAATATTTCCTATAATGAATTTGGGGGTGAATTGCCCACAGAAGGGATATTTTCAAATGCGAGTGGTTTCTCGGTTCTTGGAAATAATAAGCTCTGCGGTGGCATCCGAGAATTACGTCTACATGTATGCACCAGCAAATCTCAAGGACTACTTTCCCCGAAAGTAATGATCCCTCTAACTTGTGCAATTGCATTAATAATTACTCTGTCATGTTTCATTGCTGCTCGTGCATTGGTGAAAAGGTCAAGAGGTAGACCTTTAACTTCACGTTCTAATGAAGAATCAAAATTAGGTGTCTCTTATTTACAACTCGTTGAATCAACCAACGGGTTCTCTCCAGAAAATCTCATTGGTTCGGGAAGTTTTGGTTCTGTATACAGGGGAGTACTCTCTGGTAATGGCATGATAGTTGCCATTAAGGTGTTAAACCTTCAACAAGAAGGAGCTTCCAAGAGTTTCATTGATGAATGCAAAGCTTTAAGAAGTATAAGGCACCGCAATCTTCTCAAGATCATAACTGCATGCTCGAGCATTGATAGTCAAGGTAATGAGTTCAAAAGTCTAGTTTACGAGTTCATGGAAAATGGAAGTCTGGACCCTTGGCTGCATCCAAGGGACGATGAACAATCTCCAAACAAGAGATTGAGCATTACCCAAAAACTGAATATAGCCATTGATGTCGCTTCTGCACTAGATTATCTACACCACAATTGTGaaacatgcattgttcattGTGATTTAAAGCCAAGCAATATTCTTCTTGACGAAGATATGGTTGCTCATGTTGGTGACTTTGGCCTAGCAAAGTTCCTCTTGGAGGCATCAAATGGTACAACCTTGTCAGTAGGGCTAAAAGGTTCCATAGGCTACATTCCTCCAG AGTATGGGATGGGAGGACAAGTCTCCACACAAGGAGATGTTTATAGTTACGGGATACTGTTGCTAGAAATGTTCACAGGGAAAAGGCCAACCGATGACATTTTCGAAGATGGTCTAAGCATTCACCAATTCACCGCCATGGCATTGCCGGACCATGTCAAGGACGTAGTTGAGCCCTCATTGTTCCTCGAAACAGATGacgaagatgttgaagatgatgatgatggcgaCGGATATGGGAATAAAATACGGGAAAGACCACTGGCCAAATACAAGGATCCCGGCCCGGACAAAGCAAAAAGACTGGAGGAATGCTTGTATTCGGTGATACAAATAGGCATCTCGTGCTCCGCAATATCACCAGGAGAGCGGATGCGTATGGATGTGGTTGTCAACAAAATGGGTGCACTCAGAGACTCATATCTCAacttaagaagaagaagaagaagatga
- the LOC126593344 gene encoding probable LRR receptor-like serine/threonine-protein kinase At3g47570 isoform X4, translated as MELLYTYCTNLLFKFLPGFFLLCMISCPESTFGNKSDRLALLDFKRRITEDPLHIMNSWNDSVDLCSWVGVTCNHANKRVMILNLEAQKLAGSVPPSIGNLTYLTGINLIDNNFHGEIPQEIGRLLGLQYLNLSSNSFGGKIPTNISHCTQLRMLNVGSNKLIGSIPNQLNSLLNLAHFLVGKNNLTGTIPDWIGNFSSMSAISLDNNNFEGSIPYALGRLTSLGSFELASNKLSGTVPSSIYNISSIHSIHVTNNQLHGELPQNVGTTLPNLELFAGGVNKFTGSIPVSLSNASKLRFLDFAENGLTGKFPAENFGTLKGLVRLNFDDNRLGSGKTGDLSSLSFLANCTNLEVLSFSRNRFGGELPESIGNLSTKLRIFTMGGNLLHGSFPTRVVNLVNLINLGMEQNYLGGSVPDVIGKLQKLHGLYLNLNQFSGTIPSTLGNLTSVTRLFMEGNRFEGSIPPSLGNCQSLLMLNLSSNQLSGTIPKEVIGLSSLSISLSMSNNSLTGSLPSEVGKLVHLSELDVSGNKLSGEIPITLGSCTSLVSLHLEGNQFEGTIPQSLANLRGLEEIDISRNNLSGQIPEFLGKLGALKQLNISYNEFGGELPTEGIFSNASGFSVLGNNKLCGGIRELRLHVCTSKSQGLLSPKVMIPLTCAIALIITLSCFIAARALVKRSRGRPLTSRSNEESKLGVSYLQLVESTNGFSPENLIGSGSFGSVYRGVLSGNGMIVAIKVLNLQQEGASKSFIDECKALRSIRHRNLLKIITACSSIDSQGNEFKSLVYEFMENGSLDPWLHPRDDEQSPNKRLSITQKLNIAIDVASALDYLHHNCETCIVHCDLKPSNILLDEDMVAHVGDFGLAKFLLEASNGTTLSVGLKGSIGYIPPEYGMGGQVSTQGDVYSYGILLLEMFTGKRPTDDIFEDGLSIHQFTAMALPDHVKDVVEPSLFLETDDEDVEDDDDGDGYGNKIRERPLAKYKDPGPDKAKRLEECLYSVIQIGISCSAISPGERMRMDVVVNKMGALRDSYLNLRRRRRR; from the exons ATGGAGCTTTTGTATACTTACTGTACGAATTTGTTGTTTAAATTCCTTCCCGGGTTCTTTCTCTTATGCATGATCTCGTGCCCGGAATCCACTTTCGGAAACAAATCTGATCGCCTCGCTCTGCTGGACTTCAAGAGGAGAATAACAGAAGATCCTCTCCATATCATGAACTCATGGAATGATTCGGTCGATTTGTGCAGTTGGGTTGGCGTTACGTGCAACCATGCGAACAAAAGAGTCATGATCTTGAACTTGGAAGCTCAAAAGTTGGCAGGCTCCGTACCGCCTTCAATCGGAAATCTTACTTATCTTACTGGAATCAACTTGATAGACAACAACTTTCACGGCGAAATTCCTCAAGAAATCGGACGTCTACTAGGCCTGCAGTATCTCAACCTGTCTTCGAATTCTTTCGGTGGGAAAATTCCAACTAATATATCTCACTGCACGCAGCTAAGAATGCTCAATGTTGGTTCAAATAAGCTGATTGGGTCAATTCCGAACCAACTCAATTCGTTGTTGAATTTAGCCCATTTTTTGGTTGGTAAAAACAATCTCACTGGAACAATTCCGGATTGGATAGGAAACTTTTCTTCCATGTCTGCAATCTCTCTTGATAACAACAATTTTGAAGGAAGCATACCATATGCGCTCGGGCGGTTGACAAGCTTGGGAAGCTTCGAACTTGCATCAAACAAACTTTCCGGTACGGTTCCTTCTTCAATCTATAATATATCGTCGATACACTCAATTCATGTTACCAACAACCAGCTGCATGGAGAGCTCCCACAAAATGTGGGGACTACTCTTCCTAATCTTGAGTTATTTGCTGGCGGTGTCAACAAATTCACCGGAAGTATTCCTGTTTCTTTGTCAAATGCTTCTAAACTTCGATTTCTTGATTTTGCCGAAAATGGCCTCACGGGAAAATTCCCTGCTGAAAATTTTGGAACTTTGAAAGGGTTGGTGAGACTAAACTTTGATGACAATAGGCTGGGAAGTGGGAAAACAG GTGACCTGAGTTCTCTCAGTTTTCTGGCCAATTGTACTAATCTTGAGGTGTTAAGTTTTAGTCGTAATCGTTTTGGAGGGGAATTGCCAGAGTCCATAGGCAACCTTTCGACAAAACTGAGAATTTTTACAATGGGGGGAAATTTATTACATGGAAGCTTCCCTACCCGGGTTGTGAATCTTGTAAACTTGATCAATCTAGGAATGGAACAAAACTATCTTGGTGGTAGTGTCCCTGATGTGATCGGTAAGCTTCAGAAGTTGCACGGGCTGTATTTGAATCTTAACCAATTCTCTGGGACAATCCCGTCGACGCTAGGCAACTTGACTTCAGTCACAAGGCTCTTCATGGAGGGGAATAGGTTTGAGGGAAGCATACCTCCGAGTCTCGGGAACTGCCAAAGCTTATTGATGCTTAACCTTTCTAGTAATCAGCTAAGTGGCACCATACCTAAAGAGGTTATCGGGCTTTCATCTCTATCAATTTCTTTGTCCATGTCGAACAATTCTTTGACTGGTTCTCTACCATCTGAAGTGGGCAAGTTGGTACATCTCTCGGAGCTAGATGTATCAGGAAACAAGTTATCGGGTGAAATCCCCATAACCCTTGGCAGCTGTACTAGTTTGGTGAGCCTACATTTGGAAGGTAACCAATTTGAAGGAACAATTCCTCAATCTCTAGCCAACTTAAGAGGCTTGGAAGAAATAGATATTTCGCGCAATAATTTATCTGGCCAGATTCCTGAATTTTTAGGTAAGCTTGGAGCTCTAAAGCAACTCAATATTTCCTATAATGAATTTGGGGGTGAATTGCCCACAGAAGGGATATTTTCAAATGCGAGTGGTTTCTCGGTTCTTGGAAATAATAAGCTCTGCGGTGGCATCCGAGAATTACGTCTACATGTATGCACCAGCAAATCTCAAGGACTACTTTCCCCGAAAGTAATGATCCCTCTAACTTGTGCAATTGCATTAATAATTACTCTGTCATGTTTCATTGCTGCTCGTGCATTGGTGAAAAGGTCAAGAGGTAGACCTTTAACTTCACGTTCTAATGAAGAATCAAAATTAGGTGTCTCTTATTTACAACTCGTTGAATCAACCAACGGGTTCTCTCCAGAAAATCTCATTGGTTCGGGAAGTTTTGGTTCTGTATACAGGGGAGTACTCTCTGGTAATGGCATGATAGTTGCCATTAAGGTGTTAAACCTTCAACAAGAAGGAGCTTCCAAGAGTTTCATTGATGAATGCAAAGCTTTAAGAAGTATAAGGCACCGCAATCTTCTCAAGATCATAACTGCATGCTCGAGCATTGATAGTCAAGGTAATGAGTTCAAAAGTCTAGTTTACGAGTTCATGGAAAATGGAAGTCTGGACCCTTGGCTGCATCCAAGGGACGATGAACAATCTCCAAACAAGAGATTGAGCATTACCCAAAAACTGAATATAGCCATTGATGTCGCTTCTGCACTAGATTATCTACACCACAATTGTGaaacatgcattgttcattGTGATTTAAAGCCAAGCAATATTCTTCTTGACGAAGATATGGTTGCTCATGTTGGTGACTTTGGCCTAGCAAAGTTCCTCTTGGAGGCATCAAATGGTACAACCTTGTCAGTAGGGCTAAAAGGTTCCATAGGCTACATTCCTCCAG AGTATGGGATGGGAGGACAAGTCTCCACACAAGGAGATGTTTATAGTTACGGGATACTGTTGCTAGAAATGTTCACAGGGAAAAGGCCAACCGATGACATTTTCGAAGATGGTCTAAGCATTCACCAATTCACCGCCATGGCATTGCCGGACCATGTCAAGGACGTAGTTGAGCCCTCATTGTTCCTCGAAACAGATGacgaagatgttgaagatgatgatgatggcgaCGGATATGGGAATAAAATACGGGAAAGACCACTGGCCAAATACAAGGATCCCGGCCCGGACAAAGCAAAAAGACTGGAGGAATGCTTGTATTCGGTGATACAAATAGGCATCTCGTGCTCCGCAATATCACCAGGAGAGCGGATGCGTATGGATGTGGTTGTCAACAAAATGGGTGCACTCAGAGACTCATATCTCAacttaagaagaagaagaagaagatga
- the LOC126593344 gene encoding probable LRR receptor-like serine/threonine-protein kinase At3g47570 isoform X3 — protein sequence MELLYTYCTNLLFKFLPGFFLLCMISCPESTFGNKSDRLALLDFKRRITEDPLHIMNSWNDSVDLCSWVGVTCNHANKRVMILNLEAQKLAGSVPPSIGNLTYLTGINLIDNNFHGEIPQEIGRLLGLQYLNLSSNSFGGKIPTNISHCTQLRMLNVGSNKLIGSIPNQLNSLLNLAHFLVGKNNLTGTIPDWIGNFSSMSAISLDNNNFEGSIPYALGRLTSLGSFELASNKLSGTVPSSIYNISSIHSIHVTNNQLHGELPQNVGTTLPNLELFAGGVNKFTGSIPVSLSNASKLRFLDFAENGLTGKFPAENFGTLKGLVRLNFDDNRLGSGKTGDLSSLSFLANCTDLEVLSFSRNRFGGELPESIGNLSTKLRIFTMGGNLLHGSFPTRVVNLVNLINLGMEQNYLGGSVPDVIGKLQKLHGLYLNLNQFSGTIPSTLGNLTSVTRLFMEGNRFEGSISPSLGNCQSLLMLNLSSNQLSGTIPKEVIGLSSLSISLSMSNNSLTGSLPSEVGELVHLSELDVSGNKLSGEIPITLGSCTSLVSLHLEGNQFEGTIPQSLANLRGLEEIDISRNNLSGQLPEFLGKLGALKQLNISYNEFGGELPTEGIFSNASGFSVLGNNKLCGGIRELRLHVCTSKSQGLLSPKVMIPLTCAIALIITLSCFIAARALVKRSRGRPLTSRSNEESKLGVSYLQLVESTNGFSPENLIGSGSFGSVYRGVLSGNGMIVAIKVLNLQQEGASKSFIDECKALRSIRHRNLLKIITACSSIDSQGNEFKSLVYEFMENGSLDPWLHPRDDEQSPNKRLSITQKLNIAIDVASALDYLHHNCETCIVHCDLKPSNILLDEDMVAHVGDFGLAKFLLEASNGTTLSVGLKGSIGYIPPEYGMGGQVSTQGDVYSYGILLLEMFTGKRPTDDIFEDGLSIHQFTAMALPDHVKDVVEPSLFLETDDEDVEDDDDGDGYGNKIRERPLAKYKDPGPDKAKRLEECLYSVIQIGISCSAISPGERMRMDVVVNKMGALRDSYLNLRRRRRR from the exons ATGGAGCTTTTGTATACTTACTGTACGAATTTGTTGTTTAAATTCCTTCCCGGGTTCTTTCTCTTATGCATGATCTCGTGCCCGGAATCCACTTTCGGAAACAAATCTGATCGCCTCGCTCTGCTGGACTTCAAGAGGAGAATAACAGAAGATCCTCTCCATATCATGAACTCATGGAATGATTCGGTCGATTTGTGCAGTTGGGTTGGCGTTACGTGCAACCATGCGAACAAAAGAGTCATGATCTTGAACTTGGAAGCTCAAAAGTTGGCAGGCTCCGTACCGCCTTCAATCGGAAATCTTACTTATCTTACTGGAATCAACTTGATAGACAACAACTTTCACGGCGAAATTCCTCAAGAAATCGGACGTCTACTAGGCCTGCAGTATCTCAACCTGTCTTCGAATTCTTTCGGTGGGAAAATTCCAACTAATATATCTCACTGCACGCAGCTAAGAATGCTCAATGTTGGTTCAAATAAGCTGATTGGGTCAATTCCGAACCAACTCAATTCGTTGTTGAATTTAGCCCATTTTTTGGTTGGTAAAAACAATCTCACTGGAACAATTCCGGATTGGATAGGAAACTTTTCTTCCATGTCTGCAATCTCTCTTGATAACAACAATTTTGAAGGAAGCATACCATATGCGCTCGGGCGGTTGACAAGCTTGGGAAGCTTCGAACTTGCATCAAACAAACTTTCCGGTACGGTTCCTTCTTCAATCTATAATATATCGTCGATACACTCAATTCATGTTACCAACAACCAGCTGCATGGAGAGCTCCCACAAAATGTGGGGACTACTCTTCCTAATCTTGAGTTATTTGCTGGCGGTGTCAACAAATTCACCGGAAGTATTCCTGTTTCTTTGTCAAATGCTTCTAAACTTCGATTTCTTGATTTTGCCGAAAATGGCCTCACGGGAAAATTCCCTGCTGAAAATTTTGGAACTTTGAAAGGGTTGGTGAGACTAAACTTTGATGACAATAGGCTGGGAAGTGGGAAAACAGGTGACCTGAGTTCTCTCAGTTTTCTGGCCAATTGTACTGATCTTGAGGTGTTAAGTTTTAGTCGTAATCGTTTTGGAGGGGAATTGCCAGAGTCCATAGGCAACCTTTCGACAAAACTGAGAATTTTTACAATGGGGGGAAATTTATTACATGGAAGCTTCCCTACCCGGGTTGTGAATCTTGTAAACTTGATCAATCTAGGAATGGAACAAAACTATCTTGGTGGTAGTGTCCCTGATGTGATCGGTAAGCTTCAGAAGTTGCACGGGCTGTATTTGAATCTTAACCAATTCTCTGGGACAATCCCGTCCACGCTAGGCAACTTGACTTCAGTCACAAGGCTCTTCATGGAGGGGAATAGGTTTGAGGGAAGCATATCTCCGAGTCTCGGGAACTGCCAAAGCTTATTGATGCTTAACCTTTCTAGTAATCAGCTAAGTGGCACCATACCTAAAGAGGTTATCGGGCTTTCATCTCTATCAATTTCTTTGTCCATGTCGAACAATTCTTTGACTGGTTCTCTACCATCTGAAGTGGGCGAGTTGGTACATCTCTCGGAGCTAGATGTATCAGGAAACAAGTTATCGGGTGAAATCCCCATAACTCTCGGCAGCTGTACTAGTTTGGTGAGCCTACATTTGGAAGGTAACCAATTTGAAGGAACAATTCCTCAATCTCTAGCCAACTTAAGAGGCTTGGAAGAAATAGATATTTCACGCAATAATTTATCTGGCCAGCTTCCTGAATTTTTAG GTAAGCTTGGAGCTCTAAAGCAACTCAATATTTCCTATAATGAATTTGGGGGTGAATTGCCCACAGAAGGGATATTTTCAAATGCGAGTGGTTTCTCGGTTCTTGGAAATAATAAGCTCTGCGGTGGCATCCGAGAATTACGTCTACATGTATGCACCAGCAAATCTCAAGGACTACTTTCCCCGAAAGTAATGATCCCTCTAACTTGTGCAATTGCATTAATAATTACTCTGTCATGTTTCATTGCTGCTCGTGCATTGGTGAAAAGGTCAAGAGGTAGACCTTTAACTTCACGTTCTAATGAAGAATCAAAATTAGGTGTCTCTTATTTACAACTCGTTGAATCAACCAACGGGTTCTCTCCAGAAAATCTCATTGGTTCGGGAAGTTTTGGTTCTGTATACAGGGGAGTACTCTCTGGTAATGGCATGATAGTTGCCATTAAGGTGTTAAACCTTCAACAAGAAGGAGCTTCCAAGAGTTTCATTGATGAATGCAAAGCTTTAAGAAGTATAAGGCACCGCAATCTTCTCAAGATCATAACTGCATGCTCGAGCATTGATAGTCAAGGTAATGAGTTCAAAAGTCTAGTTTACGAGTTCATGGAAAATGGAAGTCTGGACCCTTGGCTGCATCCAAGGGACGATGAACAATCTCCAAACAAGAGATTGAGCATTACCCAAAAACTGAATATAGCCATTGATGTCGCTTCTGCACTAGATTATCTACACCACAATTGTGaaacatgcattgttcattGTGATTTAAAGCCAAGCAATATTCTTCTTGACGAAGATATGGTTGCTCATGTTGGTGACTTTGGCCTAGCAAAGTTCCTCTTGGAGGCATCAAATGGTACAACCTTGTCAGTAGGGCTAAAAGGTTCCATAGGCTACATTCCTCCAG AGTATGGGATGGGAGGACAAGTCTCCACACAAGGAGATGTTTATAGTTACGGGATACTGTTGCTAGAAATGTTCACAGGGAAAAGGCCAACCGATGACATTTTCGAAGATGGTCTAAGCATTCACCAATTCACCGCCATGGCATTGCCGGACCATGTCAAGGACGTAGTTGAGCCCTCATTGTTCCTCGAAACAGATGacgaagatgttgaagatgatgatgatggcgaCGGATATGGGAATAAAATACGGGAAAGACCACTGGCCAAATACAAGGATCCCGGCCCGGACAAAGCAAAAAGACTGGAGGAATGCTTGTATTCGGTGATACAAATAGGCATCTCGTGCTCCGCAATATCACCAGGAGAGCGGATGCGTATGGATGTGGTTGTCAACAAAATGGGTGCACTCAGAGACTCATATCTCAacttaagaagaagaagaagaagatga